A single genomic interval of Alistipes provencensis harbors:
- a CDS encoding DEAD/DEAH box helicase, translated as MTATEIRDLAVASASEYYDYLTETNRGVQTLGVISIEYGKEHLIKLLLGGKLLNTEALYFEILTTGTRYSDPEIITYDRDRNILIIRPTPETYPAFEHLNAWDILVGSDLRFLVQRLEEWYWENGSQLMIPAACPDLGAPTDYLPECKPSEEQKRAIEAIFSNPFTYVWGAPGSGKTQFVLAYAIMHYIRNNKRVVICAPTNNAVEQILRGVLAMIDRTHDISRDKVLRLGIPSWDFVRKYPEVCETANLDDKIAKVGHQIQIYKSMLGLDDGLKEEELAALIKTEYVNAKEEELWTKLSECKRERDELASRTLTSRIKTAAVVACTLDRYITEDLEADHLFLDEVGYASLMKALPLFRQNKPVTFLGDHLQLPPVCEVTELGRNSNYDKLVLWAESAIYVGCMFQSGMTVRSLLEDYLRDRHDRIPEMKKMELNTTFRFPANLAALLDKYVYKNGFHSNLDRREMELTCLNAVKDTNDARRTSLNEVVAIRRYLTENAGRLGSYVILTPYRKQLDLLGKYMPDERKDMNILTVHKSQGREWDTVILSVVDTQDMWFSDSKNRISRGLNVLNTAISRAKKRIVIVCDRSYWIAQRGQLLSEIIRTCK; from the coding sequence ATGACAGCGACGGAAATACGCGATCTTGCCGTTGCGAGTGCGTCTGAATATTATGATTATTTGACGGAAACGAACCGGGGAGTCCAAACGCTTGGTGTTATTTCGATTGAATACGGGAAAGAGCATCTGATAAAATTATTGTTAGGCGGGAAATTATTGAATACCGAGGCGCTGTATTTCGAAATACTGACGACGGGAACCCGGTATTCCGACCCTGAAATTATAACTTACGACCGTGATAGGAATATTCTGATTATTAGGCCGACGCCCGAAACCTATCCCGCTTTCGAGCACTTGAATGCCTGGGATATTCTCGTCGGTTCCGATTTGAGATTCTTGGTACAACGGCTTGAAGAGTGGTATTGGGAAAACGGTAGTCAGCTGATGATTCCGGCGGCTTGTCCCGACCTCGGAGCTCCGACCGATTATCTGCCGGAGTGTAAACCGTCCGAGGAGCAGAAAAGGGCTATTGAAGCTATTTTCTCGAATCCGTTCACTTACGTTTGGGGAGCGCCCGGATCGGGAAAGACTCAATTCGTATTGGCGTATGCCATAATGCACTATATCCGAAATAATAAACGAGTCGTGATTTGTGCGCCGACGAATAACGCTGTGGAGCAGATACTCCGGGGAGTCTTGGCGATGATCGACCGTACGCACGATATAAGCCGGGATAAGGTACTGCGTTTAGGAATACCTTCGTGGGATTTCGTCCGAAAATATCCCGAGGTCTGTGAAACTGCGAACCTCGACGATAAGATTGCGAAGGTAGGACATCAGATTCAGATCTATAAGTCGATGTTGGGACTTGATGACGGCTTGAAGGAAGAAGAACTCGCCGCGTTGATAAAAACCGAATACGTCAATGCCAAAGAGGAGGAATTATGGACGAAATTGTCTGAATGTAAGCGGGAACGCGATGAATTGGCGTCCCGGACGCTGACGTCCCGGATAAAGACTGCTGCGGTCGTAGCCTGTACGCTGGATCGGTATATCACCGAGGACTTGGAGGCCGACCATCTGTTTCTCGACGAGGTCGGATATGCGAGTCTGATGAAAGCGTTGCCGCTTTTCCGGCAGAATAAGCCGGTTACCTTTTTAGGCGATCATCTCCAGTTACCTCCGGTATGTGAAGTAACCGAATTGGGGAGGAACTCGAACTACGATAAATTGGTCCTTTGGGCGGAATCGGCTATTTACGTCGGGTGTATGTTCCAATCCGGAATGACGGTAAGGTCTTTATTGGAAGATTATTTAAGAGATCGGCATGACCGGATTCCCGAGATGAAGAAAATGGAACTGAATACGACGTTTCGGTTCCCGGCGAACTTGGCGGCCCTGCTGGATAAATACGTCTATAAGAATGGATTTCACTCGAATCTGGACCGCCGGGAAATGGAGTTGACGTGCCTTAATGCCGTAAAAGATACGAATGACGCCCGCCGGACCTCGTTGAACGAAGTCGTGGCTATTCGCCGATACCTGACGGAGAACGCCGGACGATTGGGCAGCTATGTCATTCTGACGCCTTACCGCAAACAGCTGGACCTGCTTGGTAAATACATGCCCGATGAACGGAAGGATATGAATATTCTTACCGTGCATAAAAGTCAGGGACGGGAATGGGATACGGTAATACTCAGCGTGGTTGATACGCAGGATATGTGGTTCTCTGATTCGAAGAATCGCATATCCCGAGGTCTGAACGTGTTGAATACGGCCATAAGTCGGGCGAAGAAACGGATTGTGATCGTGTGCGATCGTAGCTATTGGATAGCCCAGCGGGGACAGCTTTTGTCGGAAATCATAAGAACCTGTAAATAG
- a CDS encoding helix-turn-helix transcriptional regulator, translating to MNALTNNTATLFRRYLWLLEVISSAGRITLDEIRERWKRNELSGGEELPRKTFENHRKAVEELFDVDIACNRRTNEYYIRYGEDLERDDLRRWLLETFAVNDLLANSKRLRRRIALEPVPSGYSYLTDILRAMEENRCLEIVYRHNYDEKRESRYEVEPYGLKVFRRRWYLVANSAEMGKIYTFALDRVHSMTLTGNEAKIPLDFDCNDFFTDAFGIIRQEGRRAERVEIRVFGEQANYIRTLPLHATQRETERTEEYSVFEYWLAPAYDFRMELLSHGADVEILRPAWFREEVKNVVERMCKNYLTE from the coding sequence ATGAATGCTTTGACGAATAATACCGCGACGCTGTTCCGTCGCTATCTGTGGCTCTTGGAGGTGATCTCCTCCGCGGGCCGGATCACCCTCGACGAAATCCGTGAGCGCTGGAAAAGAAACGAGTTGTCAGGTGGAGAGGAGCTGCCCCGTAAGACCTTCGAGAATCACCGGAAAGCCGTAGAGGAGTTATTCGACGTGGATATCGCCTGCAACCGTCGGACGAACGAATACTATATCCGCTATGGCGAGGATTTGGAGCGTGACGATCTGCGTCGTTGGCTCTTGGAAACTTTTGCCGTGAACGACCTTTTGGCTAACAGCAAACGATTACGGCGACGGATTGCGTTGGAGCCGGTTCCGTCGGGTTATTCCTATCTGACCGACATCCTCCGGGCGATGGAAGAGAACCGCTGTTTGGAGATAGTCTACCGGCATAACTACGATGAAAAACGAGAAAGCCGTTATGAGGTCGAACCGTACGGATTGAAGGTTTTCCGGAGGCGATGGTATCTCGTCGCAAATAGCGCAGAAATGGGTAAAATTTATACGTTCGCCCTCGATCGGGTACATAGCATGACTCTGACGGGAAACGAGGCTAAAATCCCGTTGGATTTCGATTGCAACGATTTCTTTACCGATGCCTTCGGAATTATACGTCAGGAAGGTCGGCGGGCCGAACGGGTCGAAATCCGTGTCTTTGGTGAGCAGGCGAACTATATTCGGACTCTGCCCCTGCACGCTACCCAGCGTGAAACCGAACGGACCGAAGAATATTCGGTATTCGAATATTGGCTGGCTCCGGCCTACGATTTCCGGATGGAACTGCTGTCGCACGGTGCGGACGTAGAGATATTACGACCCGCGTGGTTCCGGGAGGAGGTGAAAAATGTAGTGGAACGAATGTGTAAAAACTATTTGACGGAATGA
- a CDS encoding tyrosine-type recombinase/integrase, producing the protein MKRTIKAILRDDLSTKGPEKRIDLRVYLKGRQTKFATPHSVAPSYWDKQSGRVIGACSEKSVINAYLSGKEADYERYLIQCDVLGESVDLERIREILTGKARTSSREKTNATLDEIFDAYVDKLRTDNRSERTIIGILDLKKDIAKFSKRSKKRTIDQLDILFIQEYKKYLRTVRRNADNTINTKLNRLRSVVKWAGRLGYPIDDPFGKGLRFMTRSKPRTIFLTKDEYEAFLHKALPDDARMKLVRELFIFCCNTGLRFGDVLDLKWEHLKKDAQGMMYISKVQRKTGELVEIPLLSKWVKVLLAKYRNVSTNEYVFPRISNNCANLKLKILAKKAGIKKCLSFHVSRHTFASHLANEGIPLYLVAKLLGDKSLDMVHRVYTNTDRTDLVNAIRKVVA; encoded by the coding sequence ATGAAAAGAACGATAAAAGCTATTTTACGCGACGATCTTTCGACGAAAGGTCCGGAGAAACGTATCGACCTGCGGGTTTACCTAAAAGGCCGCCAAACAAAGTTCGCAACCCCTCACTCAGTCGCTCCATCCTATTGGGATAAGCAGTCGGGGCGTGTTATCGGGGCTTGCTCCGAAAAGAGCGTCATTAACGCCTATCTGAGCGGGAAGGAGGCCGATTACGAACGTTATCTGATTCAATGCGACGTATTGGGGGAATCTGTCGATCTGGAGCGAATCCGTGAAATTCTTACCGGAAAGGCGCGGACGTCCTCGCGTGAAAAGACGAACGCCACCCTCGATGAAATCTTCGATGCCTATGTAGATAAACTGCGGACAGATAACCGCAGCGAGCGAACGATTATAGGTATATTGGACCTTAAAAAGGATATAGCGAAATTTTCAAAACGGAGTAAGAAACGGACGATCGACCAGCTTGATATTCTCTTTATTCAGGAGTATAAAAAGTATTTGCGGACGGTCCGGCGGAATGCGGATAATACGATTAATACGAAATTGAACCGCCTGCGTTCGGTGGTGAAGTGGGCCGGACGGCTGGGTTATCCAATCGACGACCCGTTCGGGAAAGGATTAAGGTTTATGACCCGGTCGAAGCCTCGGACGATCTTTCTGACAAAGGACGAATATGAGGCATTTCTGCACAAAGCGTTGCCGGACGACGCGAGGATGAAATTGGTGCGCGAGTTGTTCATCTTCTGTTGCAACACGGGCCTGCGCTTCGGCGACGTGCTGGATCTGAAATGGGAGCATCTGAAGAAAGACGCCCAAGGGATGATGTATATATCCAAAGTTCAACGCAAAACGGGCGAGTTGGTCGAAATTCCGCTACTATCGAAATGGGTAAAGGTTCTGTTGGCTAAGTACCGGAACGTGTCTACGAATGAGTATGTTTTTCCGAGAATATCGAATAATTGCGCGAATCTGAAGTTGAAGATATTGGCGAAAAAGGCTGGGATCAAGAAATGTCTTTCCTTCCACGTTTCCCGCCATACCTTTGCCTCCCATTTGGCGAACGAAGGAATACCCCTCTACCTCGTAGCAAAACTTTTGGGAGACAAAAGCCTCGACATGGTGCATCGGGTCTATACGAATACCGACCGAACGGATTTGGTGAACGCGATCAGAAAAGTGGTCGCTTAA
- a CDS encoding acyltransferase: MPKIDIGAVLRSKAPRLARWIPRPLVSWLRRTIHEKEINYILEHYWNLPPQEFIRAAFREWQVTYSIEGLEKLDPKGRYLFASNHPFGGMDGMMLADKLIDRFGDARVVVNDLLMYIDPLRPLWIPVNTHGAQNTAYARKFDEEFFGELPILTFPAGLCSRCIGGEITDPTWKISFLKKAYASQRQIVPVFVEGELSKFFYRVYRIRKALGIKFNIEMLWLPDEMFSQKGKHFRIVVGDPIPVADLQRYGSLHEQTEEVRKKAYFLKNKLDTPAK, encoded by the coding sequence ATGCCAAAAATCGACATCGGCGCCGTACTCAGGAGCAAGGCCCCGCGATTGGCCCGCTGGATACCGCGTCCGTTGGTGAGCTGGCTGCGCCGGACCATCCACGAAAAGGAGATAAACTACATTCTCGAACACTACTGGAACCTGCCGCCGCAGGAGTTCATCCGCGCGGCCTTCCGCGAATGGCAGGTCACCTATTCGATCGAGGGGCTCGAGAAACTCGACCCCAAAGGACGCTACCTCTTCGCCTCGAACCACCCGTTCGGAGGCATGGACGGCATGATGCTGGCCGACAAGCTGATCGACCGCTTCGGCGACGCGAGGGTGGTGGTCAACGACCTGCTGATGTATATCGATCCACTGCGTCCGCTATGGATACCGGTGAATACGCACGGTGCGCAAAACACGGCCTATGCCCGTAAATTCGACGAGGAATTTTTCGGCGAACTCCCGATCCTGACCTTTCCCGCGGGCCTCTGCTCGCGCTGCATCGGCGGCGAGATCACCGATCCCACATGGAAAATCAGCTTTCTGAAAAAAGCCTACGCCTCGCAGCGGCAGATCGTCCCGGTCTTCGTCGAAGGGGAGCTGTCGAAATTCTTCTACCGCGTCTACCGGATACGCAAGGCTCTGGGAATCAAGTTCAACATCGAGATGCTGTGGCTCCCCGACGAGATGTTCTCGCAGAAGGGCAAACACTTCCGCATCGTCGTCGGCGACCCGATCCCCGTGGCCGACCTGCAACGCTACGGTTCGCTGCACGAACAGACGGAGGAAGTACGCAAAAAAGCGTATTTTTTGAAAAACAAGCTCGACACCCCGGCAAAGTAG
- a CDS encoding GNAT family N-acetyltransferase, giving the protein MEQKEMVPIIAPVDRGSLLAELTPARKMRDTNKAGNEIYIFAASECPALMREVGRLREVAFRGAGGGTGQEVDIDEEDLAGDGYYQLIVWDPAAAEIVGGYRFIVCTTPNPRHLSTEHYFRFSERFRRKFLPRTIELGRSFVQPAYQARGNAKSIYALDNLWDGLGALIVLNPKAKYLFGKVTMYTSYKSVARNALIWFLRRYFPDRDKLVEGIHPIDLDLDDPYYEELFCGATYMENYRILIQKIREFNENIPPLINAYMNLSPTMRVFDTVSNPDFGGVEETGILVTIRDIYPEKRLRYTRWLGWRANLKHRREEFSEHLREHLERMKKKRNA; this is encoded by the coding sequence ATGGAACAGAAAGAGATGGTACCCATTATAGCACCCGTCGACCGGGGGTCGCTGCTCGCGGAGCTGACACCCGCCCGCAAGATGCGCGACACGAACAAGGCAGGCAACGAGATCTACATCTTCGCAGCCTCGGAATGCCCTGCGCTGATGCGCGAGGTGGGGCGTCTGCGCGAGGTCGCCTTCCGCGGCGCCGGAGGCGGCACGGGACAGGAGGTGGACATCGACGAGGAGGACCTCGCCGGCGACGGCTATTACCAACTGATCGTCTGGGACCCGGCGGCGGCGGAGATCGTCGGCGGATACCGCTTCATCGTCTGCACCACGCCCAATCCCCGCCATCTCTCGACCGAGCACTACTTCCGCTTCAGCGAGCGTTTCCGCCGGAAATTCCTGCCCCGAACCATCGAACTGGGGCGTTCGTTCGTGCAGCCCGCCTACCAAGCCCGCGGCAACGCCAAGAGCATCTATGCGCTGGACAACCTCTGGGACGGGCTCGGGGCGCTGATCGTGCTGAATCCCAAGGCCAAATACCTCTTCGGCAAGGTCACGATGTACACCTCCTACAAATCGGTGGCGCGCAATGCGCTGATCTGGTTCCTGCGCCGTTACTTCCCCGACCGCGACAAGCTGGTGGAGGGCATCCATCCGATCGACCTCGACCTCGACGATCCCTACTACGAGGAGCTGTTCTGCGGCGCGACCTACATGGAAAACTACCGCATCCTGATCCAGAAGATCCGCGAATTCAACGAAAATATTCCGCCGCTGATCAATGCTTATATGAACCTCTCGCCCACGATGCGGGTCTTCGACACGGTGTCGAATCCCGATTTCGGCGGTGTGGAGGAGACCGGCATTCTGGTGACGATCCGGGACATCTATCCCGAGAAGCGCCTGCGCTACACCCGCTGGCTGGGGTGGAGGGCCAACCTCAAACACCGCCGGGAGGAGTTCAGCGAACACCTGCGCGAACACCTCGAACGGATGAAGAAAAAGCGGAACGCCTGA